From Thermoplasmata archaeon, one genomic window encodes:
- the ligD gene encoding non-homologous end-joining DNA ligase, with translation MPSFDPYAHVIKPMLAESRDTPFDSPDHIFELKWDGTRALAFVRDGLRLQNRRLNYIEDRYPDLTIRTRKDAILDGEIVVMDGALPSFEKLQTRERTSGKINIEYIARTLPATYIVFDILYVGEKEVMSLPQMERKALLPAIVEVDDRVVLSDYIERRGIDYYNAVIARGLEGIIAKHKQARYYTGKRSKDWVKIKKKMTLDCVICGITAGEGEREDTFGSLILGAYHEGTLVHVGRVGTGFSEAGRRDIIARLRPLQGPCPFPEVPEIDAHVGFWTRPVLVAEAHFLEWSKDRRMRAPSFSRMREDKRPEECVVTFP, from the coding sequence ATGCCGTCGTTCGATCCGTACGCGCACGTGATCAAGCCGATGCTCGCGGAGAGCCGCGACACCCCGTTCGACTCGCCGGACCACATCTTCGAGCTGAAGTGGGACGGGACGCGCGCCTTGGCGTTCGTCCGGGACGGCCTTCGGCTGCAGAACCGACGGCTCAACTACATCGAGGACCGCTATCCGGACCTGACGATCCGAACTCGGAAAGACGCGATCCTCGACGGCGAGATCGTCGTCATGGACGGAGCGCTCCCGAGCTTCGAGAAGCTCCAAACACGGGAACGGACGAGCGGGAAGATCAATATCGAGTACATCGCTCGCACCCTTCCGGCGACGTACATCGTGTTCGACATCCTGTATGTCGGGGAAAAGGAGGTCATGAGCCTGCCGCAGATGGAACGGAAGGCGCTCCTGCCGGCGATCGTCGAGGTCGACGACCGCGTCGTGCTGAGCGATTACATCGAACGACGCGGAATCGACTACTACAACGCGGTCATCGCGCGGGGCCTCGAAGGGATCATCGCGAAACACAAGCAGGCCCGCTACTACACGGGCAAGCGGAGCAAGGACTGGGTCAAGATCAAGAAGAAGATGACCCTCGACTGCGTCATCTGCGGGATCACGGCGGGCGAAGGGGAGCGGGAGGACACGTTCGGCTCGCTCATCCTCGGCGCGTACCACGAAGGCACCCTCGTCCATGTCGGCCGCGTGGGGACCGGATTCTCGGAGGCGGGCCGGCGCGACATCATCGCGCGGCTTCGGCCTCTGCAAGGGCCGTGTCCCTTCCCGGAGGTGCCCGAGATCGACGCCCACGTCGGCTTCTGGACCCGGCCGGTCCTCGTCGCGGAGGCGCACTTCCTCGAGTGGTCCAAAGACCGCCGCATGCGCGCGCCGTCGTTCTCCCGCATGCGCGAGGACAAGCGGCCCGAGGAATGCGTCGTCACGTTCCCGTGA
- a CDS encoding VOC family protein: protein MAKLQLAEIGIYVKDLKAARAFYTKKVGLKVRSSMPKWGYLALGATKGGEDAALDLWQPSPEWGQADYASRLKLIGGVTGIGFLTNDLKRTVEALKKRGVKAEVDNDRATFGRFTDPDGNVLFLAQPSKPKVRRAGLSALTFVTVVSRDDKKADGFFSKALGLRKRKIRGEAGEPDMSVYQHSPDGTGIMPFTPTKEMYTNPSDYDADMAHIGEDTSIYFATKDIYKVQDQLMAKGVRFEKKAEKQDWGGITATFLDPDDNKYTLMEYDSR from the coding sequence ATGGCGAAGCTGCAACTGGCGGAGATCGGGATTTACGTGAAGGATCTGAAGGCGGCGCGAGCGTTCTACACGAAGAAGGTCGGCCTCAAGGTGCGGTCGTCCATGCCGAAATGGGGCTATTTGGCGCTCGGCGCGACGAAGGGCGGAGAGGACGCCGCACTCGACCTGTGGCAGCCCTCGCCGGAATGGGGTCAGGCGGACTACGCGTCCCGGCTCAAGCTGATCGGCGGCGTCACGGGCATCGGCTTCCTGACGAACGACCTGAAGCGGACGGTCGAGGCCCTGAAGAAGCGGGGCGTGAAGGCCGAGGTCGACAACGACCGGGCGACGTTCGGGCGCTTCACGGACCCCGACGGGAACGTCCTGTTCCTCGCACAGCCCTCGAAACCCAAGGTCCGGCGGGCCGGGCTCTCGGCACTGACGTTCGTCACGGTCGTGTCGCGGGACGACAAGAAGGCCGACGGCTTCTTCTCGAAGGCGCTCGGGTTGCGGAAGCGCAAGATCCGGGGCGAGGCGGGCGAGCCGGACATGTCGGTGTACCAGCACTCCCCGGACGGCACGGGCATCATGCCCTTCACCCCGACGAAGGAGATGTACACCAACCCCTCCGACTATGACGCGGACATGGCGCACATCGGCGAGGACACCTCGATCTACTTCGCGACGAAGGACATCTACAAGGTCCAGGACCAGCTCATGGCGAAGGGCGTGCGATTCGAGAAGAAGGCGGAAAAGCAAGACTGGGGCGGGATCACCGCGACGTTCCTGGACCCGGACGACAACAAGTACACGCTGATGGAGTACGACTCGCGATAG
- a CDS encoding SHOCT domain-containing protein — translation MNMEVQRPYRMWRWAPLLLLAGVFAVVLIVGLIVRVTSPGAPGPFWFPFFGFWWVFLFFAFFWAARWFFWPWGWGGGYYRRGYWPRDESYYILRERYARGEITKEQYDQMMRDLTQHP, via the coding sequence ATGAACATGGAGGTTCAGAGGCCGTATCGCATGTGGCGTTGGGCGCCGTTGCTCTTGCTGGCGGGGGTCTTCGCCGTCGTACTCATCGTGGGGCTGATCGTCCGCGTGACGTCTCCCGGTGCGCCGGGTCCGTTCTGGTTCCCGTTCTTCGGGTTCTGGTGGGTCTTCCTGTTCTTCGCGTTCTTCTGGGCCGCCCGGTGGTTCTTCTGGCCGTGGGGATGGGGCGGGGGGTACTACCGTCGAGGATATTGGCCGCGGGACGAGAGCTACTACATCCTGCGGGAGCGGTACGCCCGGGGCGAGATTACGAAGGAACAGTACGATCAGATGATGCGGGACCTCACGCAGCATCCGTGA
- a CDS encoding glycoside hydrolase family 47 protein encodes MADEIDPARLAERVKAEFLHAWRGYREYAWGHDDLRPLSRSFRDWYAQPLLMTPVDSLDTMVLMHLDDEAEETRTAILEQLDFDRDFDVSTFEITIRLLGGLLSGYELTGDRGLLELATDLGTRLSRAFDSPTGLPYRFVNLRTGAARGPETNPAEAGTLLLEFGTLSRHTKDRTFYERAKRALLEVYNRRSSIGLVGQGLHAETGEWTDRDSHVSACIDSYYEYQLKGWVAFGDLDCRRMWQPSVRAIQRYLEDDDGSDLWYRHADMLTGEPTASVFGALDAFFPAVLALAGDVDRARRLHASCYKMWMMHGIEPERFDYRTMRIVNGAYPLRPEVAESTYYLHALTGDPRYREMGEALFESFVRHCRAEVGYASLRDVVTKERSDEMPSFCLSETLKYFYLLFAPPETLDFHTVVFTTEAHPIRRWPGAGRIDPGP; translated from the coding sequence GTGGCGGACGAGATCGACCCGGCGCGGTTAGCGGAGCGCGTCAAGGCGGAATTCCTGCACGCATGGCGGGGCTACCGGGAGTACGCATGGGGACACGACGACCTGCGCCCCCTCTCGCGGTCGTTCCGGGACTGGTACGCGCAGCCGCTCCTCATGACCCCGGTCGACTCGCTCGACACGATGGTCCTCATGCACCTGGACGACGAAGCCGAGGAAACGCGGACGGCGATCCTCGAGCAACTCGACTTCGATCGCGACTTCGACGTGAGCACGTTCGAGATCACGATCCGGTTGCTCGGCGGCCTCCTTTCGGGCTACGAGCTGACCGGGGACAGGGGCCTTCTGGAGCTCGCGACGGACCTGGGGACTCGGCTGTCCCGCGCTTTCGACTCGCCGACCGGCCTCCCGTACCGCTTCGTGAACCTGCGCACCGGCGCGGCCAGAGGCCCCGAGACGAATCCCGCCGAGGCGGGCACCCTCCTGCTCGAGTTCGGGACGTTGAGCCGGCACACGAAAGACCGCACGTTCTACGAGAGGGCGAAGCGCGCGCTCCTCGAGGTGTACAACCGCCGCTCCTCGATCGGCCTCGTCGGTCAGGGACTCCACGCGGAGACGGGCGAGTGGACGGACCGGGACAGCCACGTCAGCGCGTGCATCGACTCGTACTACGAATACCAGCTGAAGGGCTGGGTGGCCTTCGGCGATCTCGACTGCCGACGGATGTGGCAACCGTCCGTCCGCGCGATCCAGCGGTATCTCGAGGACGACGACGGCTCGGACCTATGGTATCGCCACGCGGACATGCTCACCGGCGAACCGACCGCGTCCGTGTTCGGGGCGCTCGACGCGTTCTTCCCGGCCGTCCTCGCGCTCGCCGGAGACGTCGACCGCGCGAGACGCCTCCACGCATCGTGCTACAAGATGTGGATGATGCACGGGATCGAGCCCGAGCGGTTCGACTATCGGACGATGCGCATCGTGAACGGCGCGTATCCGTTGCGCCCCGAGGTCGCCGAATCGACGTACTACCTGCACGCGCTCACCGGCGATCCGCGGTACCGGGAGATGGGCGAGGCGCTCTTCGAGAGCTTCGTCCGGCATTGCCGGGCGGAGGTGGGGTACGCCTCCCTGCGCGATGTCGTCACGAAGGAACGATCGGACGAGATGCCCAGCTTCTGCCTCTCGGAGACCCTGAAGTATTTCTATCTGCTCTTCGCGCCGCCGGAGACGCTCGACTTCCATACGGTCGTCTTCACGACCGAGGCGCATCCAATTCGACGGTGGCCGGGCGCAGGCCGGATCGACCCGGGGCCGTGA
- a CDS encoding aminopeptidase: MVTSQNLAKSIVRGSLRPKEDEVVMISTYPHTIELAEQVALECQKAGADPAMWLDTDAVFYGQFKNYSEESLRRVSAHCVGLLDYVDSYVWLFGPRDPAPMAKLPGSRFAAMFEGEKAHSDKAFEKMPKNVAVAIGQVTRERARTYGFNYAKWKAMVEAATVVNTDRLASLGKLVAGLLSQPVDVRVSAPNGTKLKFRLAGPARKPYVHDGVISDEDLAVGTAASRSVDLPTGEVGVAPVEESAKGTFVADVGVPSRGKLVEGISWTFRDGKVTEFSAKRNVRFAQTNWDEASGRKDMFGGIGLGLNPKALPGFLQNGIVSGTVTVGIGDNRETGGANDSSYGFAAPLAHGTVEIGGKTVIRDGSWII; encoded by the coding sequence ATGGTCACTTCTCAGAATCTCGCGAAGAGCATCGTCCGGGGCAGCCTTCGACCGAAGGAAGACGAGGTCGTCATGATCTCGACGTATCCGCACACGATCGAGCTCGCGGAGCAGGTCGCGCTCGAGTGTCAGAAGGCCGGAGCGGATCCGGCGATGTGGCTCGACACGGACGCCGTGTTCTACGGCCAGTTCAAGAACTACTCGGAGGAAAGCCTCCGCCGGGTATCGGCACATTGCGTCGGCCTCCTCGACTACGTGGACTCGTACGTCTGGCTCTTCGGCCCCCGCGATCCCGCGCCGATGGCGAAGCTCCCCGGCTCGAGGTTCGCCGCGATGTTCGAGGGCGAGAAGGCCCATTCCGACAAGGCGTTCGAGAAGATGCCGAAGAACGTCGCCGTGGCGATCGGCCAAGTCACGCGGGAACGCGCGCGGACGTACGGGTTCAACTACGCGAAGTGGAAGGCGATGGTCGAAGCCGCCACCGTCGTCAACACGGATCGGCTCGCGTCGCTCGGCAAGCTCGTTGCAGGCCTCCTCTCCCAGCCCGTCGACGTCCGCGTGAGCGCCCCGAACGGGACGAAACTGAAGTTCCGCCTCGCGGGACCCGCGCGAAAGCCGTACGTCCACGATGGCGTGATCAGCGACGAGGACTTGGCGGTCGGGACGGCCGCGAGCCGTTCCGTCGATCTGCCGACGGGCGAGGTCGGCGTCGCCCCGGTGGAGGAGAGCGCGAAGGGGACGTTCGTGGCCGACGTCGGGGTTCCGTCGCGTGGCAAGCTGGTCGAAGGCATCTCGTGGACCTTCCGGGACGGAAAGGTGACCGAGTTCTCCGCGAAGCGGAACGTGCGGTTCGCGCAGACGAACTGGGACGAGGCGTCCGGCCGGAAGGATATGTTCGGTGGAATCGGCCTTGGGCTCAACCCGAAGGCATTGCCAGGGTTCCTCCAGAACGGCATCGTGTCCGGCACGGTGACGGTCGGCATCGGAGACAATCGGGAGACCGGCGGCGCGAACGACAGCAGCTACGGCTTCGCGGCGCCGCTCGCGCACGGCACGGTCGAGATCGGCGGCAAGACCGTGATCCGGGACGGCTCGTGGATCATCTAG
- a CDS encoding trypsin-like peptidase domain-containing protein has product MNINTVRAIRDEFLHIHPVQGLGSGYIVSDHGYIVTNPHVVAGAGEIVVTLHDGRKFEGRVAGLHRTTDLAVVKVDASALTAARFGDSDALRVGQQVIAIGNPFGFLLGGPTVTVGYVSALHRQIATEDQIFEELVQTDAAINPGNSGGPLVDLEARVVGVNTAVIPFAQGIGFAIPANAAQRVAEQVILHGRVIRPWLGLVGASVTEEDARFYRLPAPRGVLVVGLAPRGPADRAGLERGDLIAEIDGKPLRDGMKDLTTVLQGHKPGDAIELNVFRDRARRRVLVTLAEAPSE; this is encoded by the coding sequence GTGAACATCAACACCGTGCGCGCGATCCGGGACGAATTCTTGCACATCCATCCCGTGCAGGGCCTCGGGTCCGGGTACATCGTTTCCGATCACGGGTACATCGTCACGAACCCCCACGTCGTGGCGGGAGCCGGCGAGATCGTCGTCACCCTCCACGATGGCCGGAAGTTCGAAGGACGCGTGGCCGGATTGCACCGGACGACGGACCTCGCGGTCGTGAAGGTCGACGCATCCGCGTTGACGGCCGCCCGGTTCGGCGATTCGGACGCCCTCCGGGTGGGGCAGCAGGTGATCGCGATCGGAAATCCGTTCGGCTTCCTCCTCGGCGGGCCGACGGTGACCGTCGGCTACGTCAGCGCGCTCCACCGCCAAATCGCGACGGAAGACCAGATTTTTGAGGAGTTGGTCCAGACGGACGCCGCGATCAACCCGGGGAACAGCGGCGGACCCCTGGTCGACTTGGAGGCCCGCGTCGTGGGCGTGAACACGGCCGTCATCCCGTTCGCGCAGGGCATCGGGTTCGCCATCCCCGCAAACGCCGCGCAGCGCGTCGCGGAGCAGGTCATCTTGCACGGGCGCGTCATCCGTCCATGGCTCGGCCTCGTCGGGGCGAGCGTGACGGAGGAGGACGCGCGGTTCTATAGACTCCCCGCACCCCGGGGCGTCCTGGTGGTGGGACTGGCACCTCGGGGTCCGGCGGACCGTGCGGGCCTTGAGCGCGGCGACCTCATTGCGGAGATCGACGGCAAGCCGTTGCGAGACGGCATGAAGGACCTGACGACGGTCTTGCAAGGCCACAAACCCGGCGATGCCATCGAGTTGAACGTATTCCGCGACCGCGCGCGACGGCGGGTGCTGGTGACGTTGGCCGAGG
- a CDS encoding PKD domain-containing protein, which yields MPRAVSIALMTAIVVVALLGVLVPAASAAPAAPHFGPNVQVDRPPAYTAAAPSLKVGSDGVAYLAFAGWGGSTTQSDIFFTKSLDGGQTWTTPVRVNNDAGGAYQAEPALALDTANRIYVVWTDPRNGNNDVFFAKSTDGGLSFSANVRVNDVTTNAQYEPDVAVDPVNPSLVHTAWTDTRSAVTGPDIFYANSTDGGLSFNPSIRVNNDATASEQGEPAIATAPNRDVYLVWSDPRTGARGRDIYFSKSSDRGAGWAPNIPVNDDSGGAAQGEPTIATDVAGMIYIAWTDNRNLNTAPDIYATRSSNGGSSFAANVKVNDESGAVTQMIPNIAAYAGKVQVAWTDSRTVGSTSWDIYTSSSLDGLAWSPNVRVNDDPVSNIFQYQPSVAIDPAGDVFAAWLDTRTSGQDVFAATLDVVAPSADAGSAMTVDQGSPASFNGSGSSDNLGIASYAWDFGDGSRATGVAASHTYVVAGGHTATLTVWDDSGNSATSTVQVTVQDTQAPVVRGAGDRLVDEGQPLFFDGSASTDNVGVTSYAWDFGDGTTATTATTNHVYARPGSYAATLTVTDAAGNSAKMSFTVTVQSSALLGMILLLEGIIIFLAIALAFLAWMVWGMRKRDQRRPMPPMSPMTPVPPPAAPPAQPPREPDPLDMPLPGTLPKQP from the coding sequence ATGCCCCGCGCTGTTTCGATCGCCTTGATGACCGCCATCGTGGTGGTCGCCTTGCTCGGCGTGTTGGTGCCGGCGGCCTCCGCGGCGCCGGCCGCTCCGCACTTCGGGCCGAACGTGCAGGTCGATCGGCCACCCGCCTACACGGCCGCGGCGCCATCCCTCAAGGTCGGGTCCGACGGCGTCGCGTACCTCGCGTTCGCGGGATGGGGCGGCTCGACGACCCAGTCCGACATCTTCTTCACGAAGTCGCTCGACGGGGGACAGACGTGGACGACCCCCGTACGGGTGAACAACGATGCGGGCGGAGCGTACCAGGCGGAGCCGGCGCTCGCCCTCGACACCGCGAACCGCATCTACGTCGTATGGACGGACCCGCGGAACGGCAACAACGACGTGTTCTTCGCAAAGTCGACGGACGGAGGCCTGAGCTTCTCGGCGAACGTCCGCGTGAACGACGTGACGACGAACGCCCAATACGAACCCGACGTCGCCGTCGATCCGGTCAACCCGAGCCTCGTGCACACAGCGTGGACGGACACGCGGAGTGCGGTCACCGGGCCGGACATCTTCTACGCCAACTCGACGGATGGCGGGTTGAGCTTCAACCCCTCCATTCGGGTGAACAACGATGCGACCGCTTCCGAACAAGGTGAGCCGGCAATCGCGACGGCGCCGAACCGAGACGTCTACCTCGTGTGGAGCGACCCGCGGACGGGCGCTCGCGGACGGGACATCTACTTCTCGAAGTCGTCCGACCGAGGCGCAGGCTGGGCACCGAACATCCCGGTGAACGACGACTCGGGAGGCGCGGCCCAGGGCGAGCCGACGATCGCGACGGACGTCGCCGGCATGATCTACATCGCCTGGACGGACAACCGGAACCTGAACACGGCGCCGGACATCTACGCGACCCGGTCTTCGAACGGGGGCTCGTCGTTCGCGGCGAACGTGAAGGTGAACGACGAATCGGGCGCCGTCACTCAGATGATCCCGAACATCGCCGCCTACGCCGGGAAGGTCCAGGTGGCCTGGACGGACAGCCGGACGGTCGGCTCGACGAGCTGGGACATCTATACGTCGTCCTCGCTCGACGGACTCGCGTGGTCCCCGAACGTCCGAGTCAACGACGACCCGGTCTCGAACATCTTCCAATACCAGCCGAGCGTCGCGATCGACCCAGCGGGCGACGTCTTCGCGGCGTGGCTCGACACGCGGACGAGCGGCCAGGATGTCTTCGCCGCCACGTTGGACGTCGTCGCCCCGTCCGCGGACGCAGGATCGGCGATGACCGTCGATCAGGGCTCGCCCGCGTCCTTCAACGGATCGGGCTCGTCCGACAACCTCGGGATCGCGAGCTACGCGTGGGACTTCGGCGACGGCTCGAGGGCGACCGGCGTCGCGGCGAGCCACACCTACGTCGTAGCCGGCGGGCACACGGCGACTCTCACCGTATGGGATGACTCCGGCAACAGCGCGACCTCCACGGTCCAAGTGACCGTGCAGGACACGCAGGCACCCGTCGTCCGTGGGGCGGGCGACCGCCTCGTGGACGAAGGGCAACCGCTGTTCTTCGACGGATCCGCGTCGACGGACAACGTCGGCGTCACGTCCTACGCGTGGGACTTCGGGGACGGGACGACCGCCACGACCGCGACCACAAACCACGTCTACGCGCGGCCGGGGTCGTATGCCGCGACTCTGACGGTCACGGACGCGGCGGGCAACTCGGCGAAGATGTCGTTCACGGTGACGGTCCAGTCGAGTGCGCTCCTCGGGATGATCCTGCTCCTCGAGGGGATCATCATCTTCCTGGCGATCGCCCTCGCCTTCCTCGCGTGGATGGTCTGGGGCATGCGGAAGCGGGACCAGCGCCGGCCGATGCCACCGATGTCGCCGATGACACCCGTGCCACCGCCCGCGGCGCCGCCGGCGCAACCGCCGAGGGAGCCGGATCCGCTCGACATGCCGCTCCCCGGCACGCTGCCGAAGCAACCCTAG
- a CDS encoding DUF6159 family protein, producing the protein MWSPTPTVAAGPFPARRKPGFFERLRIGWRLTKVSLGVLRKEKGLVLLPFASLLITVAVWAIFFVSMFFVVAPTDPVGSWLFYVGLAVVYFVTFFVSIYFNAAVMGAAMIRLNGGDPTISDGLKVARQNIRRIAGWALLTATVGLILRVIAERLGFIGRIIAGVAGAAWGLITYLVVPVLIFEKIGPWAAVKRSGSLLRQTWGEAAGGYLTLGGIFVLLALPALLVILLGVVVGGVVGLLAGLAIAVVYWLILGLVGSAAQSILVTALYRYATTGELGFGFPRDLVAPSSGAR; encoded by the coding sequence ATGTGGTCCCCCACCCCGACGGTCGCGGCTGGCCCGTTCCCCGCCCGGCGGAAACCCGGTTTCTTCGAACGGCTTCGGATCGGTTGGCGGCTGACGAAGGTGAGCCTCGGCGTCCTGCGCAAAGAAAAGGGGCTGGTCCTCCTGCCGTTCGCTTCCCTCCTCATCACCGTTGCTGTCTGGGCGATCTTCTTCGTCTCCATGTTCTTCGTCGTGGCGCCGACGGATCCGGTCGGCTCGTGGCTCTTCTACGTCGGCCTCGCCGTCGTGTACTTCGTGACGTTCTTCGTGTCCATCTACTTCAACGCAGCCGTGATGGGCGCGGCGATGATCCGGCTCAACGGCGGCGACCCGACGATCTCGGATGGGTTGAAGGTGGCGCGGCAGAACATCCGCCGGATCGCGGGGTGGGCGCTCCTCACCGCGACGGTCGGGCTCATCCTCCGGGTGATTGCAGAGCGGCTCGGGTTCATCGGCCGCATCATCGCAGGGGTTGCGGGAGCCGCCTGGGGCCTCATCACGTACCTCGTCGTACCTGTGCTGATCTTCGAGAAGATCGGACCGTGGGCCGCGGTGAAGCGGAGCGGCTCGCTCCTCCGGCAGACGTGGGGCGAAGCCGCGGGTGGCTACCTGACGCTCGGCGGGATCTTCGTCCTGTTGGCGCTGCCCGCGCTCCTCGTCATCCTCCTCGGTGTCGTCGTCGGTGGAGTCGTCGGGCTGCTCGCGGGCCTCGCCATCGCGGTCGTCTACTGGCTGATCCTCGGCCTCGTCGGCTCTGCGGCCCAGAGCATCCTCGTCACGGCTCTGTACCGATACGCCACGACCGGCGAGCTCGGATTCGGGTTCCCGCGCGATCTTGTGGCCCCTTCGTCAGGGGCTCGGTGA
- a CDS encoding Ku protein yields MARALWSGAIAFGLVNIPVKLYGATESKDLSFTTLHASCMTALKRPYVCPKDNVPVDQKDMVKGYEFAKGQYVILRDEDFDKIPLEASKALEVAGFIEAQDISPLFRERNYYLGPEEISLKPFELFRQALMRTGKVAIARAVLWKKEQLVAISPLDGGLVLTTLMYQDEVKGLPEVPATTPVVIGDSEIELALQLIKALTMEFDPSKFRDRYRDALMALIQAKVEGKELPAVAKVETKPTQDLMAALKASLEAAKAS; encoded by the coding sequence ATGGCCCGAGCCCTGTGGAGCGGCGCGATCGCGTTCGGACTCGTGAACATCCCCGTGAAGCTGTACGGCGCCACGGAGAGCAAGGACCTCTCCTTCACGACCTTGCACGCGTCGTGCATGACCGCGCTCAAGCGCCCGTACGTCTGCCCGAAAGACAACGTGCCCGTCGACCAGAAAGACATGGTGAAGGGCTACGAGTTCGCGAAGGGGCAGTACGTCATCCTAAGGGACGAGGACTTCGACAAGATCCCCCTCGAAGCGAGCAAGGCGCTCGAGGTCGCGGGCTTCATCGAGGCGCAAGACATCTCCCCGCTGTTCCGGGAGAGGAACTACTACCTCGGGCCGGAGGAGATCAGCCTGAAGCCGTTCGAGCTGTTCCGCCAGGCGCTCATGCGGACCGGGAAGGTCGCGATCGCCCGCGCGGTCCTCTGGAAGAAGGAGCAGCTCGTCGCGATTAGTCCGCTCGACGGCGGCCTCGTCCTTACGACGCTGATGTACCAGGACGAGGTGAAGGGCCTGCCGGAGGTGCCCGCGACTACGCCCGTCGTCATCGGCGACTCGGAGATCGAGTTGGCGCTGCAGCTGATCAAGGCGCTGACGATGGAGTTCGACCCCTCGAAATTCCGGGACCGCTATCGGGACGCGCTGATGGCGCTCATCCAAGCGAAGGTCGAAGGGAAGGAGCTGCCCGCGGTCGCGAAGGTCGAGACGAAGCCGACGCAGGACCTCATGGCCGCCCTGAAAGCGAGCCTCGAGGCCGCGAAGGCCAGCTGA
- a CDS encoding alpha/beta hydrolase-fold protein, whose protein sequence is MAGGEVVVETFDSKLLRGNPLGDPTKRDVTIYLPPKYDRNRRYPAAYAIVGYTGTGKSLLSVDPMGEDLKTKLDRLIRTGKMGPMIVPMVDCFTKVGGNQYINSSATGRYDDYLRKEIVPFVESRYRVSRRGIWGKSSGGYGSIVQGMLHPDTWAALADHSGDSLFEYCYIMDFPKALAAFREHGGPEGWLRWFWRQPNRRVEGMYPILNTIGMAAHYSSNPRSPHMGIDFPFDLETGEWRPEVWERWRRWDPVNMLDRYAPSLQRMRLVYVDCGTKDQYNLVWGARAVHRKLLERRVKHVYEEFDDTHSFITYRYDVSLPRMYRALKA, encoded by the coding sequence ATGGCGGGCGGGGAGGTCGTCGTCGAGACGTTCGATTCGAAACTCCTGAGGGGGAATCCGCTCGGGGACCCGACGAAGCGGGACGTGACGATCTATCTCCCGCCGAAGTACGACCGGAACCGCCGGTATCCGGCGGCGTACGCGATCGTCGGCTACACCGGGACGGGCAAGTCCCTCCTCTCCGTCGATCCGATGGGGGAGGACCTGAAGACGAAGCTCGACCGGCTCATCCGGACCGGGAAGATGGGTCCCATGATCGTCCCGATGGTCGACTGCTTCACGAAGGTCGGCGGGAACCAGTACATCAACTCGAGCGCGACGGGCCGCTACGACGACTATCTCCGCAAGGAGATCGTCCCGTTCGTCGAGTCGCGGTACCGCGTCTCGCGGCGGGGGATCTGGGGGAAGTCCTCCGGCGGATACGGGTCGATCGTCCAGGGGATGCTCCATCCGGATACGTGGGCGGCGTTGGCGGACCACTCCGGCGACTCGCTCTTCGAATATTGCTACATCATGGATTTTCCGAAGGCGCTCGCCGCCTTCCGGGAGCACGGCGGCCCGGAGGGCTGGCTCCGATGGTTCTGGCGGCAGCCGAATCGCCGTGTCGAGGGCATGTATCCGATCCTGAATACGATCGGAATGGCGGCGCACTACTCCTCGAATCCGCGGAGCCCGCACATGGGCATCGACTTCCCGTTCGACCTGGAGACCGGCGAGTGGCGGCCGGAGGTGTGGGAGCGGTGGCGGCGGTGGGATCCCGTGAACATGCTCGACCGCTACGCGCCGAGCCTGCAGCGCATGCGCCTCGTGTACGTCGACTGCGGGACGAAAGACCAATACAATCTCGTCTGGGGCGCCCGGGCGGTCCACCGCAAGCTCCTCGAGCGACGTGTCAAGCACGTGTACGAGGAGTTCGACGACACGCACTCGTTCATCACGTACCGTTACGACGTGAGCCTGCCGCGGATGTACCGAGCCCTAAAGGCGTGA